The Muntiacus reevesi chromosome 5, mMunRee1.1, whole genome shotgun sequence genome segment ttaatttagaaaagattGATCACTGTTTAATCTCTTTTCAACAGAACCAACTGCCTCAAGTCTTTTCCCGACTCTTCCCCTTCAAGAGGGGCCTCTGCCACGCATATTGGGCTCCAAACTTCTGGGCTTTGTACAGTGCTTTGGATAAAGTGCTGTCCGTCATCGGTATGGTAGTAAaccttcttaccttttttttttggccgggggggtggggggtcgggTCTCTGCACATGGTTTGTGGgtctttagttccccaaccagggatccacccgggccccagcagtgaacgcactgagtcctaacccccAGACCTGCATGGACTTCCCTAAGCCTTCTTACTTAGACTGTGAAGATTGCAAGAGCTAGTCACattgagaaatggaaaaaaaaaccctgctttGTCTTGTGAATGAGGCTGAACTGTTTGTTCTCCAACCCCGCGTTTCAGCTCTCAGGATAAACAGAGAAGTGGTTCTGAGACTGAGACTCCAGAGCAGGAAACAGACTACATTGCTTATAAAAGCTCTTTGTGGCAGTGAGATTGTTGTTCCTTTCCTTGGGAATGAAAtatttagacatttttaaaaggtaatttttaCCTTAAGTAAAACGTTCTTCAGCAGTTATAACCTtacttttaaacttaaaaatgtgaAGAAGCGTTTTAAGAATGTGTAAGTTATGATTCTGGGTATTAAAGCAATAGGGGAAATGGTAGGCATGCATTCAGCAtgagatgaaaagaaagagaaaacttagGCTATGCTTTTAAGTTTGAGATGTGATGAAAAGGAATTTATACCTTCAGACAGTTCTGAAAATAACTAACTGTAGAACAACTCACATTCTTTCATCTGTGAATACAGCCTAGCCTGACGGGAAATGGCAAGATCAAGAGAAGGGCAGACAAGCTTCTGTAACTggacagacagtaaatattttaggctttgcaggccacgTAAGGTGTTTTGTTGCTTGTTTACAATCTTTAAAATGTAACAACTTATTGTAAGAAGCAAATGCAACAATAAAGACATGCCAGGCTGTCAGTAGCAGGGACTTTGGAACCAGACAGTACTGGATTTGATTCTTCCACCTAagttgtgtgaccttaggcatgTCATCTTTTTTAGGCACTCATTTTTTGTGCCTCAAGGAGCTAAAAGTAACGGCTACAAAGCCCATGGCATATGGCAGGTGCTTAACGCATGGCAGCTGCTATTACTGTTTTGGACATGTACTTGCGGGAAATCATAATTTGGTATTCTCACTCACCCACTGAGCCCAGCCTTGATATATATGGCAACTTATAAAGTAAGTTCTTGACACTTCTAAAAACTTTAAATGACTGGCATAATATGAGATACAGGGGCTGCTTGCCTTATCTGAGTCAGGAAACTGTTGTACCTCATCTTGTATATCTGTCTCCTCAAGGATGTTGTGAATGGAAAGCCATTGGCAGGTTAGGCAGTTCTGTTTCAGGCAGGTAATTATTAGCTTTAAGAGAGAATCTGCAGGCTGAAGTGAAAAGGGAAGAGGTGAATGAATACCAGGTATTTTAGTAGTCTACACTTTTCTCACATTTCACTAATATTCAGTGGCATTAGATGGGGCCATTCAGGTGCTCAGACCGTCTTTGACTTCTGTTAGCTTGTTCGGGCTGGGGCTTGCATTGTTATCTTCAGACTTGGTTCGTTTAGTAAGTATTTCCTGGAATGTTATATGCTGGGCATAGAAATAAATTGTCATTCCTGCCTTTAAGGAACCCTGTATAGGAGAGTAAATGAACATATAAACAGATACAGCGCAGCGTGTGTAACAGACCACCTTAGCCCACAAGAAAATCAGCTTTATGTCCTGAGTTAGGAGCTTTTTTAGGTGAGTGAATTAGGAGTTAGCTCTATGAAGTGAGTAGGCCATTCCATGCAAAAGGAGTAGTCTGTGCAAAGGGACACGGGTGTCTTGAGGGGTATGTCAGCTCATTGCAGCCAAGCTTTATTTAACAAGGTAAAGCAGATGAGTCTGGCAAGGTGGGAGGTGCTACATCATGGAAGATACTGTGGTCTATGCTTGGGAATATGGACTTTATCCCAGTCAAGGAAGGATTCAAAGCTGGGTTGTGACATGGTAGTATTTGAGAAAGCTTgcttcattttagagatgagagcAAATTGCTATCCATACTACCTGCCAGTGAGCTTTTCTGTTCCAGTGCAGATAACCACACTGTAAACCAGGGGCATTTTAGGTAGAATATTGTGGGACTGAGTTAATGAAATCTTGACCTTGAAGCAGTCTATAagatttagtagcatattgtttttTCCCTCAAGGAACTGATCGGTAAAATACGgtatgaaagtgtcagttgctcagtcatgtccgactctttgcaaccccggggactgtaacccaccagacttctctgtccgtgagattctccaggcaagaacactggagtgggttgccatttccttctccaggggatcttcccaacccagagatctaacccaggtctccggcattgtaggaggattctttaccagctgagccaccaaggaagccacatAACACATGGTGTGCCAttgatcaaaacaaaacaaaatatctatTTGCTCTGTAGGTTTACAACTGAAACTTCTTGACCCCAACAAGATTCCCAAGGCCTCAATGACAAGTGGTTTAGTTCAGCAGTTCCAACACACAGTCCTTCCCTCAGTGACGCCCTTGGCCACCTTTATCTGCACTCTGATTGCCATGTTGGTAAGAATTCACACGTGGTCCTCGTTTTTTGagttttctgtccttttcttttgTGTGGCTGGTTGAATTTCAAGTCTTCCCAACCGTAGGATAAATTCCATGGCTGTAATCCTGCTGCAGATTGAGGCATTTCCTAGCAATTCTCAGGATAACTTTGAACACCCTAAGGAAGGATTACTAGTAAAGCGTCTTTGAGAGAGGTCCTCACGAGAGGCTGACAGACCATCTGTTCACCATCAGATGAAGAATGAAAAGCCCAGGGGAGGGAACTTGGACCACACCGTGGAGAAAAAGGACAGTGTAGTAAGGACAGAAGGTTCTTGTTTTCATCCGTGCGACCCAATCAAAAGTCTAAATTTTTCTGGACCACTTGGATATTTTGTCTTGATAATGAGCTGAGATAGTCACAGTGGCTGTTTGAGCATCAAATAAGAATCTTATatgtttcaagaaataaaaaaaaaaaaaaaaggatcttatATGAGTCAGATGCTGTTATAGGCATCAAAGTTGTTTTTGTTAGTGATCATGATGAACTCAATTTCATGATATAATTTTAGTAGAAGTCAATATAAATAATGCAGTCATATCTAATTAcactcagttttaatttttgtttctgaatAATCAAGCCTACTCACAAGACACCTGACCCCGCTTAATTGCATGGCAGTACTAGTAGGTAATTAAACTTTGTTGGCCTATTTATCCACGTATTCTAACTGAGGTTAAACTTTTTCCTAAAATTTCAGCCTTGTAAGCTGCATGTGGAAGGCCTTGGATTGCTTGTAAATTACACTCCTCCAACTCACAGAGTTAGATGTTTGCTTATTATTaagtttttttgatgtggaccatttttaaaattttattgaatttggtacaaaattatttattttgtgatctggttttttggccacgaggtatgtggggattgaacccacagcctcTGCATTGGACgacaaagtcttaatcactggaccaccagggaagtccctggtgtttgtttattaatatgctaagatttaatttattattagCTCCACAATATCGATGAACTTTTACAGTTTGACCTAATAAGTTCAATGACTATTAGTTAACTAATTATGAAGGTGTAATAGGGGGTTATACTGGCTATCCTAGAACTTAATTATCTTTCCTTATTAATTTCAatgagtaaaattaattttaatgagtTAAATATATGTTTCCAAATGCCTTTTTCTGAGTAGTGTTTCTATGTTAACTTTTGGTGGACTGTTCACAAAGCAAACTATCTCAGTTTGATGGAGAATAATGAGCTACTGTTTTTCAGAGATGATGTAAATTATATTCACCTAACGATGTTTCAGTAAAGCCTATTTTAAATTATACTGAAGTTTTATCTTTGCCTGTTGTTTCTAGCcctctgttttctgtctttggtTTAAACCTCAAGGGCCCAGAGGCTTTCTCcgatgtctaattctttgtgccTTGAGCTCCTTCATGTTTGGTTGGCATGTCCATGAAAAAGCCATTCTCCTCGCAGTTCTCCCAATGAGGTAAGCTCACTTAGTCAGCACTCTGGCATATTTCACAGTGACCCTATTGTTTTCCGTTTGATCTGTACTTTGACATGTTCCGTGGGATAGGCAAAGACGTGTGGGAACAGACTTATACCTGGACAGAATGGGGATGCTTAACTTGGGATCCTTGCACCTATGAAAGTTCTAAGGCATGCACAACTGCCCGTATTGTTCCTGCATTTTTTGGTAAGGGGTCCTGTGGTGATTAGGTGTCATGGTACCAGCCTGTTACTGCTGGATTTTGAATGGCAGCAGAGTATGAAGAAAAACATGGCCTTTGATGTCATCACACCCACAGTTCCTTGTTGGCTATTGTTTAGTCACAGTAAGGAGTGAGTCCACCATGGAATCATAcctgacatacacacagcacTTCAGAGTTCTCagaactgtttttgttgtttgttgggATTTTGTTTTGTGCTTTTGTATTCTTCTTTGAGCCTCACAACAGCCTATAAGATAATTAGGATAAATGATTATCCCCTGTCTTTATATCTgcagaaactggggctcagagtttgacttatccaaagtcacacagctagcaaataGCAGGGTTAGGACTTTAACCTGAATCTTACCATGGTGAATCTTAAGTTCTTTTCACTGTgccatgcttaaaaaaaaaaaaaaaaagcacaatgtgtCCATTTTGTATACAACTGAAACCCAATTACATAGATGGTAATAGAATTAGcccttttcttaaactttttcttAAATCCTGAGAGACATCATTTAAGCTCTGAAAGAACATTAAGCGAATATGTCAGGTCAGTACATGTCTTGTCTGAGTTCATTTAGCAATTTGGAATTTCCAAAGTAAAAAATAGGGCAAAATTCCTAATGTCTTTAGTTAGAATTCTAATTGAACACCAGCACATGTGGGGCATTGTCCCAGAGAAGAGCTATAGGGTTGGAAATAAAACTTTCAAGTCTAGTTTCCCTGCCTACCACCATTAGGCAGCTCCCAACCCCATAATATTCCTTTCTTTGAGGAGGTAGTTACTCAGAGAGAGAAGGTTCTTTTTTGAATGTTCCATGATCCAGTGTGGTACATTCTTCTATGTATTGCTTCAAGTTTCccactaaaaaaattaatattctcaGTGGAATTAGACTTGTAGCAAAGATCAGTATGTTATTTTATGCAAAGCCAGTTCTAGaaataatattacatatatatatatatatataactatttgTAAGTATAAGCTTCATTTGATGTTTTAATTAATTACACTAAGAATTattataagaatttttatttttagcctcTTATCGGTGGGAAAAGCAGTAGATGCTTCGATTTTTCTGATTCTGACCACAACAGGACATTATTCCCTCTTCCCTCTGCTCTTCACTGCACCAGGTAAATAGCTTCTTTTTAAGAGAGATCTATTTGATTGTCATGTCTTTACATCAGAACCTACAGATCAATGCTATCTGATTTAAACTACCTTAGAGTCTCTTAGAAAGAGAGAGCTCATCCATTCTCTTCAATAAAACCTCCAATATATCCCTAATTCTCAGTATCTTTAGATGTCACAAAAATGCAGTTAAGCTCAAAAAGCATTCCTAGCACTATATAGCTGTGTCATTATGATTATATTCCCTTAAATATCATAAACCTTCCTCTTACCAACTTAATTATCATATGtacctttttattcttttaacagaACTTCCCATTAAAATCTTACTCATGTTACTGTTTACCATCTATAGTATTTCCTCACTGAAGACTCTGTTCAGGTAATCTAAAGAagtacatttaaaattctttttattcttgtgAAATGTTTACTCCTAAATGATtaagaattttacattttaattttttaagtattagTGGTAATATCACAACATTACAAGATATCAGCAATAGCAGGAGAAATTACCCATATTCCATCACTCTGAATAAGCcagacaaaaggacaaatatcgtatgatttcatttacatgaaatatctagactatgcaaattcatagagacagaaagtgaatTAGTGGTTACAGGGACCTGTGGGAGTGGCGGTGGTGCTGGATAGGAAGCTATTACTGCTTTACTGCCTCCAAAGAGTCTTTTTGGGGtgttgaaaatgttttgaaagtgGACGATGGTAATGGTTATACATTATCAATATACTTAATACTACTTAATTACAATCAAAAATAGTTAACATTTTATATGACTTTACCAAACAAAAATTATGTACTGTTTACTATATTCTTATTCCAATGTCACAGCATCCAGCCCCCTTTCCTCTTCCAAATGCATAGCTAGTTCTCCCTCAGCAACTCCAGCATAGATGATGATTGGATAATTCGGGTTGTTGAGTTAATAGAATGATATAGTTTTATCACTTTTTTCTAAATGTGAaattttttgcattcttttgaCTCTGGCTTTAGCTGCACTTCACATCAAGACAGTGCAGCTGGGCAGCTTTAGTTGAGAAATGTTTGCAAAAGCAGAATGACTCATCTAAAGTCagacttctctccttttttctccagaaaagaaaaacctctttTTAATTGGATGGAAACTTTCTACCTCCTTGGCCTGGGACCTCTGGAAGTCTTCTGTGAATTTGTATTCCCTTTCACCTCCTGGAACCTGAAGTACCCGTTTGTCCCTTTGTTACTGACCTCAGTGTATTGTGCAGTGGGTATCACATATGCTTGGTTCAAACTGTATGTTTCAGTATTGACTGGCCCTCCTGTCGGCAAGACAAAGAAGCACTGAGTGAAGGAACTGCTTGGATGTATTCCAAGCAATTATTTCATGGGAAATTAATGAGAACTTAAAGAAAGTTGCTGGTAGCATGAACCATTCATTTCAGTAAATCTGTGGGAGGACCATTCTTGTAAACTTGGCCTTGTCCAGCCTAGCAACCTGATTGTCACCGTGGTGAGAAGCCACTTGTCCTCCATAAGCAGTGAAATACATCTGAAACAAATCTCACCTTCCCCTTTTAAAATTGTCATTGAGATAGCTGTGCTTACTCTACACAAGAAGGGAGTCTGATCAACAGCATGATTATCTGTAGCCTATGATAACCATCATCAGGCTATAAAGCATAATTAAGATCATGTGCTAAGGGAAGTataaataaaataccattttGTATTTCTGCACAAAAAACTTTCTGGATTATTTCCAGCTCTTCCATTTTCCTATTGGTGTGCACACAAGCAAATGGTGTGCACTAATCCCCATTCTGTACACCTTGTTCCAGGAGGTGCTGATTATGCATCAACAATACTCACAAAGACAGAATATTTAATGAACTGTTCGGCCTGTCAGTAGAGACTATAAACCACTCTGCTCTTACATTGAGTTAAGGATATCTTCTGCAGTTCATTTATTCTAAAAGCAAGTACTCCAGATTCAATAGGGTCACTCCTTAAACCTTCCTGTGTGAACAGTcttaagtgtttttcttttcccagccCGATCTAGTCCTCCCCCTACCTTGAGAGTACTTCATACACTTTAACCAGGACCCCAGATTGCCTAATATCTGCAGCACATTCCAATCAGCCAACGTTTATCTAGCTGTCACTGGgaactttcacattttatttacccattgTCCCCCTAAGAAGACCAGAGAGAGTCCAAGGTCAGTAGAATCCTGGGATGCTAATCCAGTTATCCATCTCTTAAATTGACTATTTTCCAAGTCTTCTTTTGAGTCTCATTCAGAGATAAAGATGGGGGTTTTTGCCAAAGGAATGGGGGAAGCCCAGCCTCTCTAGCCTCTTTTCCTCACTAGTTCCCCATTGTACCGTGTGCTCCAGCTGTCCCAACAACTTAGAATTCCCGGTGTGCCATGCTGTTTCCTACCTCTGCTTCCTTTCATTTCTTGccacttccttcctttcctctctctgctgACTTTTACATCCTGTCACTTGATTATCTGCACTTGAAGATTCAACTTCAAAATGCCATTTCAAAATGTCCTGAAATCTGTAAGTGAAAACAAGCAAAGTTACTATCAAAATTTAAACAagtatcgcttctcggccttttggctaagatcaagtgtaaagtTTAAACAAGTAAGATATATATGAAGCCCATTTTTTACTTACTGTTTAATTTCATATGCAGTGTACCaaaattagaaggaaaagaaaagtgggAAGGACTCTTTATTCTTGATCGCAGTATATTTTCTCAGGTTGAGGAGATAGAGCCAGAACTGGGAGGGAACAAGATGCCCTCTTTCCAGTCCAACACTGGCATAGTTCTTGTTACTAATTCCCACCTAGAAAGTACTGTTTGTGAAGGGAGCACTTCAGTGTCAGAGAGAATTGCCCCCTATGTGTAGTCCATGCAGTTTCCATTTGCATttaatgggagaaaaaaacattctattaaaatctttgaaaaagatGTTTTACTCTTAAGCAGTTAGATAAAATTCCTCTTCCAGTATGatcatagtaaaaataaaaaattcttttggCCCACCTACCTGCTTTTTGTGCTCCAAAGAAGTGGGCTACTGTGCTAATGACAACTGAAATTAGAACAATTTTACAAACCTCAAAAACCTGAATCAATATAGCCTTTAGTTTCTCACAATAAAGTCCCGTATTTGACATCTCCACTTTATAAAAAGatcagtaaatgtttttttttttttttcagtctcagaagtgttgactgaaaaaacatacacacaacatAGGAGTTGTTTCAGGTTTATTCAGGGACCGTAGTAAGGGCTGTAGCCTAGGAAACAGCTTCTTAGTAactctgagagaactgctctgaagaggaaTGGGGAGGTTCAAGTATATATGTGACTTTTGGGCTAGGGAATACATGCAGTCAAGTATACATTTTGGTAAAAGATTACTGCTAGTCACGAAGAGCAGACATCTTAATAATTTTAGTGctcttctgtgtatgggaagatgcaagaatctgggttCATTAAAATTCTTGCTAAGATACACATCTAACTGTAAGGGACCAGCTTGTCCAAAGCACAGAGCATCCTGTTATCAAATTAATTTCTCCATCTGAAGCAAAGAGTGCTTCATCCTATTCACCTTAATTTCCTCTGTCTGAAGCACAGAGTGTACTGTTCATCAGCAACTGTAGCAGGTAAATCCTTGCAGAATTGGCTGATAAGCAACACTATTCTACTTTGTATGTAGGAGTCAGAACTAAAAACAGTATACTATATACATAAGACAACTATAAAAAGGACTGGACCCATAGTATACCTATGTACAGGATCCTAGAGCCTCTCAGAAGAGTACTCAGGGAGGATTCATTTTTTACAGTTTTCCTGAATGAATAGCTAGCTGATTAGGCAGTGTCAAGGTGTTCACCATTATGTAAAGCATCCCCTTCCACATGCACAGCTGTTTCTTAGGGCATTTAGTGCtgaattcatatttttcttcctctaacTTACCAGTTGGTCTCTGAAACCATATAATGACTTTCTATTCCCATTGTGACAACCCTTCAAAGGATACATAGGTGAGGTCCCACATTGTGGTCCTTTCTGCTGAAAGCGTGCTACATGAcaggttgggttttttttccatttatttttattagttggaggctaattactttacaatattgtagtggtttttgccatacattgacatgaatcagccatggatttacatatgttcctcatcccgatcccccctcccacctccctctccatcccgtccctctgggtcttcccagtgcaccagccctgagcacttgtctcatgcatccaacctgggctggtgatctgtttcacccttgatagtatacttatttcaatcCTGTTCTCTCTGagcatcccacccttgccttctcccacagagtctaaaagtctgttctgtacatctgtgtctctttttctgttttgcatatagggttatcattaccatctttttaaattccatatatatgcgttagtatactgtatcagtgtttatctttctggcttacttcactctgtataatgggctccagtttcatccatctcattagaactgattcaaatgcattctttttaacggctgagtaatattccatggtgtatatgtaccacagcttccttatccattcgtctgctgatggacatctaggttgcttccatgtcctggctattataaacagtgctgtgatgaacattggggtacacgtgtctctttcattaCCCCCTTTTAATCCTTCCTAAAGTTTGAAAAGCAATTcattattgcttcaaatatttgctgagttccTGCTGTCATGTGCTGTGCTAGGTGCTGGAGATCAAAAggtgaaaaagaaacacattccTGCACTCAAGAATTTATATTCTAGTACCTAGAGAGATGTAAGAGCCAGGAAGATGactccaagaagaaaacataggtggaaCGCTGTAGGACATTAGATTCAGTAGTGATTTTCtgggatatgacaccaaaaacatagGCACCAAAAGCAAAAATTGACAAATTGGCCTATGCCTCAAAAGaaacagggcttccctaatagTTCAGCTGGtataaaaaaatccgcctgcaatgtgggagacctcggtttgatccctggattgggaagaacccctggaaaggggaacagctacccactccagtattctggcctggagaattccatgaactgtatagtccatggggttacaaaagagttggacacgactgagcaactttcactttcaaaagatacaatcaatagagtgaaaaggcaacctatggaatgaaagaaaatgtttggAAATCATGTATTTGATAAGTGATTAATAGACGGGATATACAGGGCTCTTCTACAACCCACCAACAAAAAGAACCgaacaactcaatttaaaaatggacaaaggagggaagacccagaggaatcgggtggagagggaggtgggatggggaccgggatggggaatacgtgtaactctatggctgattcatatcaatgtatgacaaaacccactgaaaaataaaaaataataaaaaaaaatttttttttaaatggacaaaggACTGAATAGATAATTCTCCAAACGTATACAAATGGCctacaagcatatgaaaagatgttcacatGATgttcatatgaaaagatgttcacatcactaatcataagaaaaatgcaaatcaaaaccacacactTACAGGGTGGCCACTatcaaaagaatggaaaataagaagtgatggcaag includes the following:
- the ALG8 gene encoding dolichyl pyrophosphate Glc1Man9GlcNAc2 alpha-1,3-glucosyltransferase isoform X1 yields the protein MAALGIAIGGGNWFSALALGVTLLKCLLIPTYHSTDFEVHRNWLAITHSLPISQWYYEATSEWTLDYPPFFAWFEYALSHVAKYFDQEMLNVHNLNYSSSRTLLFQRFSVIFTDALFVYAVHECCKCIDGKKAGKELTEKPKFILSVLLLWNFGLLIVDHIHFQYNGFLSGLMLLSIARFFQKRHMEGAFLFAVLLHFKHIYLYVAPAYGVYLLRSYCFTANKPDGSIRWNSFSFVRLISLGLIVFLVSAVSLGPFLALNQLPQVFSRLFPFKRGLCHAYWAPNFWALYSALDKVLSVIGLQLKLLDPNKIPKASMTSGLVQQFQHTVLPSVTPLATFICTLIAMLPSVFCLWFKPQGPRGFLRCLILCALSSFMFGWHVHEKAILLAVLPMSLLSVGKAVDASIFLILTTTGHYSLFPLLFTAPELPIKILLMLLFTIYSISSLKTLFRKEKPLFNWMETFYLLGLGPLEVFCEFVFPFTSWNLKYPFVPLLLTSVYCAVGITYAWFKLYVSVLTGPPVGKTKKH
- the ALG8 gene encoding dolichyl pyrophosphate Glc1Man9GlcNAc2 alpha-1,3-glucosyltransferase isoform X4, producing MLNVHNLNYSSSRTLLFQRFSVIFTDALFVYAVHECCKCIDGKKAGKELTEKPKFILSVLLLWNFGLLIVDHIHFQYNGFLSGLMLLSIARFFQKRHMEGAFLFAVLLHFKHIYLYVAPAYGVYLLRSYCFTANKPDGSIRWNSFSFVRLISLGLIVFLVSAVSLGPFLALNQLPQVFSRLFPFKRGLCHAYWAPNFWALYSALDKVLSVIGLQLKLLDPNKIPKASMTSGLVQQFQHTVLPSVTPLATFICTLIAMLPSVFCLWFKPQGPRGFLRCLILCALSSFMFGWHVHEKAILLAVLPMSLLSVGKAVDASIFLILTTTGHYSLFPLLFTAPELPIKILLMLLFTIYSISSLKTLFRKEKPLFNWMETFYLLGLGPLEVFCEFVFPFTSWNLKYPFVPLLLTSVYCAVGITYAWFKLYVSVLTGPPVGKTKKH